The Comamonas testosteroni genome contains the following window.
ACCTCCTGCACCACGCTGCCTCCGCTGGCCGCCGCCTCGGCGGCGCTGCGCGCGCTCTGGTCGGCATGGCGCGCACTGTCGGCCGAATGGGTGACCAGGGTGACCATGTTTTCTATGCTGCTGACCGTGGCCTTGAGTTGCTCTGCAGCATGGGCTGTGCGATCGGAGAGATCGCTGTTGTCCTGTGCCATCTGGCTGGATGCGGCAGCCACTGCCTCCACGCCCCCCTGCACCTCGCCGACCAGGCCACGCAACTGCCGAGTCATCAGCGCCAGCGACTGCATGAGCCGACCCAGCTCGTCGCTACGCCCCGTTGCCGGCGGTGCATAGCTGAGATCGCCCGCAGCAATGGTCTGTGCCAGCTGCACCGCCTCGCTCAAGGGCGTGGTGATGGAGCGAATCGTCGTCAGCGACAGCAATGCCCCCACCAGGCCCATGAACAGGCCCACGCCCACGGCCATGCGCTTGGCGATGGCGGTTTGCTCGCGGCCATGCTGCTCGGCGTCCAGGCGCTGCTGCTGCTGGGCATCGATAAAGGCATCCTGCGCCTGGACATAGCGCCTGGAAGCGGGGATCAGTTGTTCGTCCACCAGCTTCTGCGCCTCCCAGGCCTTGCCCAGATCACGCGCCTGATAGGCCTGCTCGTAGATATCGAGCACTGCCTTGCGTTCCTGCTCCACCCTGGCCAGCCCGCTGCGATCGACGTCGCTCTGAGCCTCAGCCTGCACCTGTTGCTGCAGACCACCGGCATGTTGCATCAGCCCACGCGCTTTCTGCGAGAGCTGAGCAATCAGATGCTCTTCCGAAGAGAGCACGCTGGCCAGCGCCGCCTCCACGCTCTGCAGCGTCAGCGCCTGCCAGCGCAGCGCAAGATTGATGCGCTTGTCCGTGGCCTGAACAGCGGCGCTGACCCGCTGCTCCACATTCTGCAGATAGCTGAACAGGCCGCCTGCCACCAGCACATTGCACAGCAACAGCCCCAGGAACAAGGCCCACATCTTGCGAGCCACCGATAGGTTCTGGAATTTCTTCAACAACATGAGCACACCGCCGATCAAGCGCGGAGCGCAGTGCTCCGCTGATCGTTACGATATGAAACACAGATGACAGTGACGTGACAGCCGCAGCACCGAATGCAATAAAAAAGCGCCTGCAACCCAGAGATTGCAAGCGCCCCCAGCTATCAAATTCCAAGAATTACAGCAGGCTGGCTGGATCCATATAGCGCTGGCGCCACTCTTCGAACGTCATGGTGTCGGCAGCCTCGATGGCTTGCTGCGCGGTCACCGACTCCTGGCTCATCTGCTCGTAGCGTGTCTGCTGCTCGGCCGTCCAGGGCATGGCCAGCAAGGCATCGCGCGCCTTGGCGGACTGCATGGTCATGAAGTCTATGAAACGGTTGTCATAGGCGCCGGTAAGCTCCTGCAGCACATGGGCCGAGGGCGTGGACTGCGCATCCTGCACGCGAGCCAGGGCCTGATCCAGCGCAGCGCTGTAGTCGCTTGTGCCGTGCGCAGCATCCAGCGCCTGGGCATAGGGACGGCATTGCTCGAGCACATCCTGTGCCCAGTCGGTCAGCAGCACCTGCTGGCCGTTGCGCACCAGCTTCAGGCCCGGCTCGCGGCCCTGCTCCGCGGCCAGATGCTGGTTGTGCTTGAGGTCGGCAATTTCCTGGGGCGTGTCGTCGGGGCTGTCGCTGTACAGGCAGTGCAGCAGAAAGACGTCGATCATGCGCATGGTGGCCGGGGCAATGCCCACGGTTTCATAGGGATCGATGTCCATGAGCCGCACTTCCACATATTCCACACCGCGCTCGCGCAGCGCGTGAAGCGGGCGCTCGCCGCTCTTGACAGTACGTTTGGGGCGGATGGTGCCGTAGAACTCGTTCTCGATCTGAAGCAGGCCCGTGCCCAGCTGGTTGTAGTCGCCACCGGGGTTCCTCACGCCCAGTTGCTCGTAGGCCGGGTAAGGACGGGTCAGCGCCTCATGCAGCGAGTCCGCATAGCCGTCGAGTCCGTTGTAGCTGACATTGATGCTGGACTGCGCGTCGCTCTGATAGCCCAGGCGTCCCATGCGCAGCGATGTGGCATAGGGCAGATACAGCGCATGCCTGCCATCGCCCAGCGGTTGCAGGCGATGCTCACGCCCTTCCACAAAGCAGGGACACAGCGCGGGAGAAGCGCCATACAGATACAGCAGCACAAAGGCGTTGCGGCGGAAGTTACGGATCAGCGCAAAGTACTGGTCGCTGCTCACCCCAGGCAGCGACCAGTTGTAATGAATCCCCGAGATGGTCTGCATGCGGCGGCCATAGCGGTGGCCCAGACCCATGCGGTACACACTCTTGGAACGGCCCGAGTGCGAGCTGCCATAGCGGCCCAGCGGAATCGTCTCGTCCGTAGGCAGGCGGCAGGGCATGCTGGAGTTCCACATCAACTCGCCGCTTTCGCTGAGGTTGCGCAGCACGAACTGATGGACTTCGGTCAGCTCGTCCAGACATTCCTCGACACCCAGGCGTGCGCCGGTGATGAGTTCCAGCTGGGACTCGCTGTAATCGGTGGTGATGTGCGGGTGCGTGAGAGCCGAGCCCAGTTCCGCAGGGTGCGGCGTCAGGGCCAGCGAGCCCGTGGCCAGTGCCCGCAGCCCCTCTTTCTCGATGCCGCGACGAATGCCCAGCAGCCTTTCGG
Protein-coding sequences here:
- a CDS encoding methyl-accepting chemotaxis protein, whose amino-acid sequence is MLLKKFQNLSVARKMWALFLGLLLCNVLVAGGLFSYLQNVEQRVSAAVQATDKRINLALRWQALTLQSVEAALASVLSSEEHLIAQLSQKARGLMQHAGGLQQQVQAEAQSDVDRSGLARVEQERKAVLDIYEQAYQARDLGKAWEAQKLVDEQLIPASRRYVQAQDAFIDAQQQQRLDAEQHGREQTAIAKRMAVGVGLFMGLVGALLSLTTIRSITTPLSEAVQLAQTIAAGDLSYAPPATGRSDELGRLMQSLALMTRQLRGLVGEVQGGVEAVAAASSQMAQDNSDLSDRTAHAAEQLKATVSSIENMVTLVTHSADSARHADQSARSAAEAAASGGSVVQEVVRNMEHMAQSSQQVAAIVGVIDGIAFQTNILALNAAVEAARAGTQGRGFAVVAAEVRELAQRSAEAAKQIRHLMEHSTKQMKSGQTLALQAGQRMEHIVRDVRTVSGLIASITEAAQAQNQGIAQISEAVQALDHMTSQNAGLVAESSAAARELFHQAQRLEAGAGRFRIDYQALDNEIADIEVDVMEKEVHVPRLAALEAEMA
- the gshA gene encoding glutamate--cysteine ligase, producing MKTSQAAVNMPTAERLLGIRRGIEKEGLRALATGSLALTPHPAELGSALTHPHITTDYSESQLELITGARLGVEECLDELTEVHQFVLRNLSESGELMWNSSMPCRLPTDETIPLGRYGSSHSGRSKSVYRMGLGHRYGRRMQTISGIHYNWSLPGVSSDQYFALIRNFRRNAFVLLYLYGASPALCPCFVEGREHRLQPLGDGRHALYLPYATSLRMGRLGYQSDAQSSINVSYNGLDGYADSLHEALTRPYPAYEQLGVRNPGGDYNQLGTGLLQIENEFYGTIRPKRTVKSGERPLHALRERGVEYVEVRLMDIDPYETVGIAPATMRMIDVFLLHCLYSDSPDDTPQEIADLKHNQHLAAEQGREPGLKLVRNGQQVLLTDWAQDVLEQCRPYAQALDAAHGTSDYSAALDQALARVQDAQSTPSAHVLQELTGAYDNRFIDFMTMQSAKARDALLAMPWTAEQQTRYEQMSQESVTAQQAIEAADTMTFEEWRQRYMDPASLL